In the genome of Paenibacillus pabuli, one region contains:
- a CDS encoding metallophosphoesterase family protein yields the protein MKRQLAFQENGTFKIVQFTDLHWKDGRPEDLRTRQLMKTVIEAEQPDLVVFTGDVIYTGPVDPGNKECEHPEQAFRDAVSVVEERGIQWAFVYGNHDTENRITPDGLMDVIQQHAHTVTERGPREIAGLGNYTLEIAGADGSPAAVLYLLDSGSYSQVESIPGYGWIQPNQIQWLMSESTRVNPGRSRGDKLPALAFFHIPIPEYQSMWDTQICYGSKYEPVCSAQVNSGLFSALLEMGDVMGTFCGHDHVNDFQGTYHGIRLCYGRSSGHSTYGREGMLRGGRVIQLRAGQRSFDTWLRLENGSVVREQPEHQPET from the coding sequence GTGCAGTTTACAGATCTACACTGGAAGGATGGGCGACCTGAAGATCTTCGGACCCGGCAATTAATGAAAACGGTCATTGAAGCGGAACAACCAGATCTGGTTGTATTTACAGGCGATGTCATCTACACAGGACCGGTTGATCCTGGAAATAAGGAATGTGAACACCCGGAGCAGGCATTCCGTGATGCCGTGTCGGTGGTGGAAGAGCGTGGTATTCAATGGGCTTTTGTGTATGGCAACCATGATACAGAGAATCGGATTACCCCCGATGGATTAATGGATGTGATTCAGCAGCATGCACATACCGTGACGGAACGTGGGCCGCGTGAGATTGCGGGTTTGGGCAATTACACACTGGAGATTGCCGGAGCGGATGGCAGTCCCGCAGCAGTGTTGTATTTACTCGATTCAGGGAGCTACTCCCAGGTCGAGTCCATTCCCGGTTATGGCTGGATTCAGCCCAATCAGATCCAGTGGCTGATGTCTGAATCCACACGCGTCAATCCCGGCCGCAGCCGCGGGGATAAGCTCCCAGCCTTGGCGTTTTTCCATATCCCGATTCCTGAATATCAGTCCATGTGGGACACACAGATCTGTTACGGCAGCAAGTACGAACCTGTCTGTTCTGCCCAAGTGAACTCGGGTCTGTTCTCTGCACTGCTGGAGATGGGCGATGTGATGGGAACCTTTTGCGGTCATGATCATGTGAATGATTTTCAGGGGACTTATCACGGTATTCGTCTCTGCTACGGGCGTTCGAGTGGGCACAGTACATATGGAAGGGAAGGCATGCTGCGCGGAGGAAGGGTGATTCAATTGCGGGCGGGACAAAGAAGTTTTGATACCTGGCTCCGTCTGGAGAACGGATCTGTTGTAAGGGAACAGCCAGAACATCAGCCCGAGACCTGA
- a CDS encoding DMT family transporter: MILPIVLVLASGMAHAVWSMFTKRSLNKSVFLWSIMMIPTVILLPVLIVELVREPLSMSAYALLLLSMALQALYSWLLSQTYELGDLSQIYPIMRGTSTLLVPLIGVAFLGETLSMFGWVGIACMIAGFTVLSGVGSRDGKSGSRVTRSKPVLMALCVGLCTTSYVFVDKLNLEHISPLSLLEVTNIGFVAGLTPALLASRQLRQEWKKNRSTIMLGALLNPGSYLLFLFALQQAPMARLGPLREVGTVFAAFLGILLLKEQQGKKRILCSIVIFGGILLIGMWG, translated from the coding sequence ATGATTTTACCTATAGTTCTGGTGCTCGCTTCCGGGATGGCTCACGCTGTCTGGAGTATGTTCACCAAACGCAGTTTAAATAAAAGCGTGTTTTTATGGTCCATCATGATGATTCCTACCGTAATACTGCTGCCTGTGCTCATCGTGGAGTTGGTACGGGAACCTTTATCCATGTCAGCCTATGCGCTGCTTTTGTTATCGATGGCGCTGCAAGCCTTGTATTCCTGGCTGCTGTCGCAGACGTATGAGCTGGGCGATTTGTCGCAGATTTATCCGATTATGCGGGGAACGAGCACCTTGTTGGTGCCATTGATTGGTGTTGCTTTTCTGGGGGAAACGTTGTCCATGTTCGGCTGGGTTGGTATTGCCTGCATGATTGCAGGATTTACGGTTCTCAGTGGTGTGGGAAGCAGAGACGGTAAATCCGGCTCAAGGGTAACAAGATCAAAGCCGGTGCTGATGGCCTTATGTGTCGGGTTATGTACAACCAGTTATGTGTTCGTGGACAAATTGAATCTGGAGCATATTTCACCCCTGTCGTTACTTGAAGTGACGAACATTGGCTTTGTTGCCGGCTTGACTCCGGCGCTGCTCGCTTCCCGCCAACTGCGTCAGGAATGGAAGAAGAATCGATCGACCATTATGCTGGGGGCGCTGCTGAATCCGGGATCATACTTGTTATTTCTATTTGCATTACAGCAGGCGCCGATGGCGAGATTGGGCCCGCTTCGGGAAGTGGGGACGGTATTTGCGGCCTTCCTCGGTATTTTGTTACTGAAAGAACAGCAGGGGAAGAAGCGTATTCTCTGTTCCATCGTTATTTTTGGCGGCATATTGCTGATTGGTATGTGGGGTTAA
- a CDS encoding glycoside hydrolase family 43 protein, whose translation MHRLEDIHFRDPYILAIPSRKKYYLYGSIGQNVWNGPAIGFDVYESEDLIHWSGPSPCFRAPADFWSDHHYWAPEVYEWEGRFYMFASFKAEGIPRVTGVLVADQPEGPFKLWCRSLTPPDWECLDGTLYVDDQGDPWMIFCKEWVQVEDGEMYAVRLKPDLKGTIGKPDLLFKASEAPWSVGGGEQRNRYVTDGPFLYRMQNDELVMMWSTSGQDGYTLGLARSVSGKPQGPWKQDDKPLFANNGGHGMLFRTFEGQLCLTIHAPNNHPHERPVIFRMQEKQGQLTLMDNPM comes from the coding sequence GTGCACCGTTTGGAAGATATTCATTTTCGTGATCCCTACATACTGGCCATACCATCCCGCAAGAAATATTATTTGTACGGCTCTATCGGGCAAAATGTGTGGAATGGGCCAGCCATCGGTTTTGATGTCTATGAGAGTGAAGATCTAATTCATTGGAGCGGTCCTTCCCCGTGCTTCCGTGCACCTGCGGACTTCTGGTCCGATCACCACTATTGGGCCCCGGAAGTGTATGAATGGGAAGGTCGCTTTTATATGTTTGCCAGCTTCAAGGCAGAAGGCATTCCGCGAGTAACAGGTGTATTGGTTGCTGATCAGCCCGAAGGGCCTTTTAAACTGTGGTGTCGCTCCCTGACTCCTCCCGATTGGGAGTGCCTGGACGGTACATTGTACGTGGACGATCAGGGTGATCCGTGGATGATCTTTTGCAAGGAATGGGTGCAGGTGGAGGATGGCGAGATGTACGCAGTACGTCTGAAACCGGATCTGAAAGGAACGATAGGAAAGCCTGATCTGTTATTCAAAGCTTCCGAAGCGCCATGGTCTGTCGGAGGTGGAGAACAGCGAAACCGTTATGTCACAGATGGTCCGTTTTTATATCGGATGCAAAATGATGAACTCGTCATGATGTGGTCCACATCCGGTCAAGACGGTTATACACTGGGGTTGGCCCGCTCGGTGTCCGGCAAACCGCAAGGTCCATGGAAGCAGGATGACAAGCCATTGTTCGCCAATAATGGAGGACATGGGATGCTGTTTCGAACGTTTGAAGGACAACTGTGTCTCACCATTCATGCTCCGAACAATCATCCGCATGAACGACCCGTTATTTTTCGCATGCAGGAAAAGCAGGGGCAACTTACGCTTATGGATAATCCAATGTAA
- a CDS encoding nucleotidyltransferase family protein has product MLHEEKLIQAITEHDQLMHDLRRVRSLELPQCYIGAGYIRNYIWDVLHGYPLRELHSDIDVVYYDTEDMREERDQLLEQRLREETGNFKWSVKNQARMHLNNGDRPYQSTEDALRYWPEIVTAIGVRLDDQDQVDICAPYGLEDLYTLIVRQSPFFTDADYYNQRVEKKCWQQQWPKLTIIRS; this is encoded by the coding sequence ATGCTGCATGAGGAAAAGTTGATTCAGGCGATTACGGAGCATGACCAATTAATGCACGACCTGCGGCGGGTTCGCAGTCTTGAACTGCCTCAGTGCTACATAGGTGCGGGGTATATTCGCAATTATATCTGGGATGTGCTTCATGGTTATCCTCTTCGCGAACTGCACAGCGATATTGATGTCGTTTACTACGATACGGAAGATATGCGTGAGGAGCGGGATCAGCTGCTGGAACAAAGGCTTCGTGAAGAGACAGGCAATTTTAAGTGGTCGGTGAAAAACCAGGCGAGGATGCATCTGAACAATGGTGACAGGCCATATCAATCCACAGAAGATGCTCTTCGCTATTGGCCAGAAATCGTCACTGCCATAGGTGTAAGGTTGGATGATCAGGATCAGGTGGATATCTGTGCCCCGTATGGGTTGGAGGATCTGTATACGTTAATCGTACGCCAAAGTCCGTTTTTCACGGATGCAGACTATTATAATCAGCGTGTAGAGAAGAAGTGCTGGCAGCAGCAGTGGCCCAAGCTTACAATCATAAGATCCTGA
- a CDS encoding YdcF family protein, producing the protein MKKFIQEKGLILDLIFIACLVFFLVFWGWNFAVKFFAMITVAFIVLRRIDYQKHILLKRILLTGFGIAAVSFVIVEALVFTQLNANDPEEADYVIILGSGIKGTELSLTLKQRLDTSLDYIRSHPQTPVIVSGGQGPGESIPEALAMKNYLVDQGISPTQVIMEDRSTSTQENMAFSKKIIDASGLEHPKIMIVTSDYHMFRSKYLAAKNGYAAEYGISAPSPGYLKPINMIREYFAAVKAFI; encoded by the coding sequence ATGAAAAAGTTTATACAAGAAAAAGGCCTGATTCTTGATCTTATTTTCATTGCATGTTTGGTGTTCTTTCTGGTCTTCTGGGGCTGGAACTTCGCGGTGAAGTTTTTTGCCATGATCACCGTAGCTTTTATCGTGTTAAGGCGGATTGATTATCAAAAGCATATCCTGCTAAAACGCATCCTGCTTACAGGGTTCGGGATCGCTGCGGTTTCATTTGTCATTGTCGAAGCGTTAGTGTTTACTCAGCTTAACGCGAATGATCCGGAAGAAGCGGACTATGTCATTATTCTCGGTTCGGGCATCAAAGGAACGGAATTGTCATTGACTTTGAAACAAAGGCTGGATACCAGTCTGGACTATATCCGCAGTCATCCTCAGACGCCAGTGATTGTATCCGGCGGTCAGGGGCCGGGGGAATCCATTCCTGAAGCACTCGCCATGAAAAACTATCTTGTTGATCAGGGTATCAGCCCCACACAAGTCATTATGGAAGATCGATCGACGAGCACGCAAGAGAATATGGCTTTTTCCAAAAAAATCATCGATGCATCCGGGCTGGAGCATCCCAAGATCATGATTGTCACAAGTGATTACCATATGTTCAGATCCAAGTATCTGGCCGCCAAAAACGGTTACGCTGCCGAATACGGCATCTCGGCTCCTTCACCGGGTTATCTGAAACCGATTAATATGATCCGTGAATATTTTGCAGCGGTTAAAGCATTTATCTGA
- a CDS encoding helix-turn-helix domain-containing protein: MSELLELVGARIRDLRKSKDLSQEALAEKAGFNTSYIGFIERAERNISLKNLERIADALDVGVNQLFTYVNENEALSYEDSNIQKLITILRTHEPHEIAMALSVITEIFKTYDKK, translated from the coding sequence ATGTCAGAACTTTTGGAGTTAGTTGGTGCAAGAATAAGAGATCTTCGGAAGTCCAAGGATCTATCTCAAGAAGCATTAGCTGAGAAAGCAGGATTTAATACAAGCTATATCGGATTCATTGAACGCGCGGAGCGTAACATCTCTTTAAAAAATTTGGAAAGAATCGCGGATGCTCTTGATGTCGGCGTTAATCAATTATTTACATATGTGAATGAGAACGAAGCACTCTCCTATGAAGATAGTAACATTCAGAAACTGATTACCATTCTGAGAACCCATGAACCGCATGAAATAGCTATGGCTCTCAGTGTGATCACTGAAATTTTCAAAACGTACGATAAGAAATAA
- a CDS encoding DJ-1/PfpI family protein — translation MKTYILLFEGYVSFEIMLASYFMKTQGDIITVALEKGPLQSYEEFSVNPSVLLNEIDPSEVDLFIIPGGDVTAMLQRPDLMCFIKALNERKTPIAAICAGTLMFGQAQVLEGRSFTTNVESEMRAVTAQGEYVNEGVIVDGHIITAKASAYVDFGIEIGKVMNIYSGPEDLEETIQVFKYFNAKS, via the coding sequence TTGAAAACATACATATTATTATTTGAAGGATACGTATCATTTGAGATTATGTTAGCCAGCTATTTTATGAAAACGCAAGGAGACATCATAACGGTGGCGTTGGAAAAGGGACCGTTACAGTCATATGAGGAATTTTCAGTTAATCCCTCTGTTCTATTAAATGAGATTGATCCGTCCGAAGTCGACCTTTTCATCATTCCCGGAGGAGATGTTACGGCAATGCTGCAACGTCCGGACTTGATGTGCTTCATCAAAGCACTTAATGAGCGCAAGACGCCCATTGCAGCCATCTGTGCAGGAACATTAATGTTCGGTCAAGCGCAAGTATTGGAGGGCAGATCATTTACAACCAATGTTGAATCTGAGATGAGAGCAGTCACGGCCCAAGGGGAATATGTGAATGAAGGTGTGATTGTTGATGGACATATCATTACAGCCAAGGCGAGTGCTTATGTGGATTTTGGAATCGAAATCGGTAAAGTTATGAATATTTATTCAGGTCCTGAAGATCTGGAAGAAACGATTCAAGTGTTCAAATATTTCAACGCCAAATCATGA
- a CDS encoding TIGR01777 family oxidoreductase, which translates to MKKVVLAGGTGFVGQDFAQRFKKLGYEVLIISRQLGHIAWEDQAGINQALEGAEMLINLAGKSVNCRYTDENRKIILESRTRTTRILGESVLACSNPPELWINSSTATIYRHAEDRPMTEKEGEIGSGFSVDVAKAWEKAFFEFSLPSTRQIALRIAIVLGEGGVMEPLTNLVRFGLGGSQGPGTQQFSWIHIEDLFRMLIYVQQHPQLEGVFNASSPHPVTNRQLMESLRRQMGVRIGLPAPRWMLELGARFIRTETELVLKSRWVIPERLEREGFTFKYDTLDLALAKILKQGNEST; encoded by the coding sequence GTGAAAAAGGTTGTGTTGGCGGGTGGAACAGGGTTTGTTGGTCAGGATTTTGCCCAAAGATTCAAGAAGCTTGGTTATGAGGTGCTCATTATCTCTCGCCAGCTCGGTCATATTGCCTGGGAGGACCAGGCTGGAATCAACCAGGCACTTGAAGGTGCAGAAATGCTGATTAACCTGGCCGGAAAATCCGTAAACTGCCGTTACACGGACGAGAACCGCAAAATCATTCTGGAATCCAGAACACGCACAACCCGCATTTTGGGCGAGTCTGTTCTGGCTTGCAGCAATCCTCCTGAATTATGGATTAATTCGAGTACGGCCACGATATATAGACATGCAGAAGATCGCCCCATGACGGAGAAAGAGGGCGAGATTGGCTCCGGGTTCTCGGTGGATGTCGCCAAGGCGTGGGAAAAGGCTTTTTTTGAATTCAGTCTGCCGTCTACACGTCAGATTGCATTACGAATTGCCATTGTGCTGGGAGAAGGTGGCGTTATGGAGCCACTGACCAATTTGGTCCGCTTTGGGCTGGGTGGATCACAAGGACCTGGAACCCAGCAGTTTAGCTGGATTCATATCGAAGATTTGTTCCGCATGTTGATCTATGTTCAGCAGCATCCGCAGCTGGAAGGTGTATTTAATGCTTCCTCTCCGCATCCTGTCACGAACCGCCAGCTTATGGAGAGTCTGCGGCGGCAGATGGGAGTTCGGATTGGACTACCTGCACCTCGCTGGATGCTGGAACTGGGAGCGCGATTCATTCGGACCGAAACAGAATTGGTTCTCAAAAGTCGTTGGGTCATTCCCGAAAGGCTGGAGCGGGAAGGATTTACGTTCAAATATGATACGCTCGATCTCGCACTGGCCAAGATTTTGAAACAGGGAAATGAATCAACGTGA
- a CDS encoding beta-ketoacyl-ACP synthase III — MQLRRVRIVGTGKYLPEQEVTDEELDHRLQVPAGWVSKATGVGVRHYASGTETSSFMGARAAEAALADAGLTFADIDCLVCTSGTKEQPLPSTAVFIQQAMGQQDSGVPAFDMDTTCLSFLNGLDVISYMVDAGRYRRVLLVATEIASKGLNWSDKESAALFGDGAAAVIIERSAEGESSQIVHASLKTYSRGARFSEIAGGGTRLHASNYVAEQPAPYLFHMDGQAIFRMASRLLPAFIDDMLQATGNQMKDFQLVIPHQGSAMAMRLIRKKLGIEEDRFMDITRNHGNTIAASIPMGLHEAIKQQRIHRGDRVLMIGTAAGLSLGGLIFDY; from the coding sequence ATGCAGCTTAGAAGAGTGAGAATTGTGGGAACAGGCAAGTATTTGCCTGAACAGGAAGTCACAGATGAGGAGCTGGATCACCGTTTGCAGGTGCCTGCAGGCTGGGTAAGTAAAGCAACAGGTGTAGGTGTGCGTCATTACGCTTCCGGTACAGAGACCTCTTCCTTCATGGGAGCGAGGGCTGCTGAAGCTGCACTTGCGGATGCAGGACTGACGTTTGCAGATATAGACTGTCTGGTGTGCACGAGCGGTACGAAGGAACAACCTTTACCCAGTACAGCGGTATTCATTCAGCAGGCGATGGGGCAGCAGGATTCAGGCGTACCGGCTTTTGACATGGATACGACCTGCTTGAGTTTCCTGAACGGGTTGGATGTGATCTCCTATATGGTGGATGCCGGGCGTTATCGAAGGGTGCTGCTTGTAGCTACGGAGATTGCTTCCAAGGGATTGAATTGGTCGGACAAGGAAAGTGCTGCTCTGTTCGGTGATGGAGCCGCTGCTGTCATTATTGAACGCTCCGCTGAAGGAGAGTCTTCGCAGATTGTACATGCCTCGCTGAAAACGTACAGCCGCGGCGCGCGGTTTTCGGAAATTGCCGGTGGAGGTACTCGTCTGCATGCCTCAAATTATGTGGCAGAGCAGCCGGCCCCCTATCTTTTTCATATGGATGGACAGGCCATTTTCCGTATGGCTTCCAGGTTGCTACCAGCATTTATTGACGATATGCTGCAGGCAACCGGTAATCAGATGAAGGATTTCCAATTGGTGATTCCGCATCAGGGAAGTGCCATGGCGATGAGGCTGATCCGCAAGAAACTGGGAATCGAAGAGGACCGTTTTATGGACATTACACGAAATCACGGCAATACGATTGCCGCCTCCATTCCGATGGGGCTGCATGAAGCGATCAAGCAGCAGCGCATTCATAGGGGTGATCGGGTGTTAATGATCGGAACAGCCGCCGGATTGTCACTGGGAGGACTCATTTTTGACTACTAG
- a CDS encoding ATP-grasp domain-containing protein → MTTRFTKNGHPTSESLSVLLTGGRAPVTLDLARMLHRAGHRVYVAESVVRHLCRLTSAVEQCFTVSSPRHETEKYLSEMESLVQTWQIDLLIPMCEEVFYIAQGAEQLRDHCRVLVSPIEQLHELHHKYHFIQLAESLGLSVPDTRLINSRQEWMKEQAVLDMEGEWVWKPVYSRFAARVRMPISSTADFDGDAPESNQKIYAGKMKQHRLQNDPPGDTEISSASPWVAQTYVAGQMLCTYSVAYEGKIVAHTTYDSRYRTGSVGASVFFEHVEHEGIYEWVRQFVQATGFSGQIGFDFIETEDGQVYAIECNPRATSGIHLFHPGDGLVRALIAPEGLVKAAEVIIPKQGSKAMLMLPMLGSGLQQLWGKGSLRAWMKAWRGTRDVVYLRHDAKPWFEQFAVVLSAWRLARKHKFSLTEALTHDIEWNGEQQ, encoded by the coding sequence TTGACTACTAGATTCACGAAGAATGGACACCCAACATCAGAATCCTTAAGTGTGCTGCTCACAGGCGGACGGGCTCCGGTAACCCTCGATCTGGCGCGTATGCTTCATCGTGCGGGTCACCGCGTTTACGTTGCGGAGAGCGTGGTGCGTCATTTGTGCCGATTGACCAGTGCGGTGGAGCAGTGCTTCACGGTTTCATCTCCACGTCATGAAACAGAGAAATACTTGTCAGAGATGGAGAGTCTGGTTCAAACCTGGCAGATCGACTTGTTGATTCCGATGTGTGAAGAAGTCTTTTATATTGCTCAAGGAGCAGAGCAGCTGCGTGATCACTGTCGTGTACTTGTTTCGCCTATAGAGCAGCTGCATGAATTGCATCATAAATATCACTTTATCCAGCTTGCAGAGTCGCTTGGTCTTTCGGTTCCGGATACCCGTCTGATCAACAGTAGGCAGGAATGGATGAAAGAGCAGGCTGTTCTCGACATGGAGGGGGAATGGGTATGGAAGCCCGTGTATTCCCGCTTTGCCGCCAGAGTTCGTATGCCGATATCCTCCACAGCAGACTTTGATGGAGACGCACCTGAATCTAATCAGAAGATATACGCAGGTAAAATGAAGCAGCACCGTTTACAGAATGATCCTCCTGGTGACACGGAAATATCCTCGGCTTCCCCTTGGGTTGCGCAGACTTATGTTGCCGGGCAAATGTTATGTACATACAGCGTTGCTTATGAAGGGAAAATCGTTGCACATACGACCTACGACAGTCGCTATCGAACGGGCAGCGTAGGCGCGAGTGTTTTTTTTGAACATGTGGAACATGAAGGGATTTACGAGTGGGTAAGGCAATTTGTACAGGCGACAGGGTTTAGCGGGCAGATTGGTTTTGATTTTATCGAAACAGAGGATGGACAAGTGTATGCCATTGAGTGTAATCCGAGGGCGACGAGTGGCATTCATTTGTTTCACCCTGGTGATGGCTTGGTCCGTGCTTTAATTGCACCTGAAGGACTGGTGAAGGCAGCAGAGGTGATCATCCCCAAGCAAGGAAGCAAAGCAATGTTGATGCTTCCGATGTTGGGAAGTGGATTGCAGCAGCTCTGGGGGAAGGGAAGCCTACGGGCATGGATGAAAGCCTGGCGGGGAACGAGGGATGTGGTGTATCTGAGACATGATGCGAAACCTTGGTTTGAGCAATTCGCGGTTGTACTCTCTGCCTGGCGGCTGGCAAGGAAACATAAGTTTTCGCTGACTGAAGCTTTGACTCACGACATAGAATGGAACGGTGAACAACAATGA
- a CDS encoding NAD-dependent epimerase/dehydratase family protein, which translates to MNRALVTGATGCLGRHLAIRLAEQGWEVTGMGRQQKHGTELEAAGIRFYNGDIRDQAAVNEVCSGQDVVFHCAALSSPWGKYRDFYSSNVEGTQHLVDRCLKGGVKRFIHVSTPSIYFNYSPRYNIHENDPLPSRPANHYAATKWLAEQVVLQAHANGLPSIMIRPRAIFGPYDQTLFPRIVAANAKAGVPMIGGGQALIDLTCVDNVVDALLLCWDAKTEALGRAYNVSNGDPRPFQGLVSTLFGMLEMPLRRRSIPYRAAYGAAAVLERVHRLIPALGEPQLTRYTVGSLSIPQTLDITDAREKLGYAPRLSIDEGLQQFANWWRAESC; encoded by the coding sequence ATGAATAGAGCATTGGTTACAGGAGCAACAGGATGTCTGGGCAGGCATCTGGCGATACGGCTTGCCGAGCAAGGCTGGGAAGTTACGGGTATGGGACGCCAGCAAAAGCACGGTACAGAGCTTGAGGCGGCAGGCATTCGATTTTATAACGGAGATATACGGGATCAGGCTGCGGTGAATGAGGTCTGTTCGGGTCAGGATGTTGTGTTTCACTGTGCGGCGTTATCGTCGCCATGGGGCAAATACCGGGATTTTTACAGCAGCAATGTGGAGGGGACACAGCATTTGGTGGACCGTTGTTTGAAAGGTGGCGTAAAGCGATTCATTCATGTATCAACGCCGAGCATATATTTTAACTACAGTCCCCGATATAACATACACGAGAATGACCCCTTGCCATCCAGACCAGCCAATCATTACGCAGCCACCAAGTGGCTCGCTGAGCAAGTGGTTTTGCAGGCTCATGCTAATGGACTTCCATCGATCATGATTCGTCCCAGAGCCATTTTTGGCCCGTATGACCAGACCCTTTTTCCCAGAATCGTTGCAGCAAATGCCAAAGCGGGTGTACCTATGATCGGAGGCGGACAGGCACTCATTGATCTGACTTGTGTGGATAATGTGGTGGATGCGCTGCTGTTATGCTGGGATGCCAAGACAGAAGCGCTGGGTCGTGCCTACAATGTTTCCAATGGAGATCCGAGACCGTTCCAGGGTTTGGTGAGCACGTTGTTTGGAATGCTGGAAATGCCTTTACGCCGTCGAAGCATTCCCTACAGAGCAGCATACGGAGCAGCCGCAGTGCTGGAACGTGTACATCGCTTGATACCTGCGTTAGGTGAACCACAATTGACGCGGTATACGGTTGGTTCATTATCTATCCCGCAGACGCTGGATATAACGGATGCCCGTGAGAAGCTGGGGTATGCGCCTCGGTTATCCATTGATGAGGGGTTACAACAATTTGCAAACTGGTGGAGGGCTGAATCATGCTGA
- a CDS encoding MBL fold metallo-hydrolase: MLTTTPVKLHLGAAGYCTHPEFLTLRGGSLRPVAFPAGFACIIHPVHGPILLDTGYSSRFFKETAHLPNALYRHITPVVYREEDSAVRFLARIGLKASDIRYIILSHFHGDHIAGVRDFPQAQLIYLPRAYDAVRSLGPIAAVKAGFLSGLLPEDFDARSLPVTKQPKRWAKAVEDFPFPEVYDIFGDGSMLGVDVSGHAEGMMGILLSTEANDYFLCADAVWSSRAFQEQRRPHVLAGIIMSDRQAYRRNFDRLVQLHQQFPAIRIVPSHCRDALDAWGTEGGEDI; encoded by the coding sequence ATGCTGACAACAACCCCGGTAAAGCTTCATCTGGGCGCAGCGGGTTACTGCACACATCCGGAGTTTCTGACGCTGCGTGGTGGAAGTTTGCGTCCGGTGGCCTTTCCGGCCGGCTTTGCGTGCATCATTCATCCTGTACATGGTCCGATTTTGCTGGACACGGGATATAGCTCCCGTTTCTTTAAGGAAACCGCTCATCTGCCGAACGCGCTGTACCGTCATATTACACCTGTGGTCTATCGTGAAGAAGACAGTGCGGTACGATTTCTGGCTCGTATAGGGTTGAAAGCTTCGGATATTCGGTACATCATCCTCTCCCACTTTCATGGGGATCATATCGCAGGTGTGCGGGATTTCCCGCAGGCGCAGCTAATCTATCTGCCAAGAGCCTATGACGCTGTGCGTTCACTTGGACCCATTGCGGCTGTAAAGGCAGGGTTTCTGTCCGGATTGCTGCCAGAGGACTTTGATGCCCGATCATTGCCTGTTACGAAGCAGCCGAAGAGATGGGCAAAAGCGGTTGAGGATTTTCCTTTTCCCGAGGTATACGACATTTTCGGTGATGGCAGTATGCTGGGCGTTGACGTATCGGGTCATGCGGAAGGCATGATGGGGATTTTGCTCAGTACAGAGGCCAATGATTATTTTCTTTGCGCGGACGCAGTGTGGTCGAGTCGTGCTTTTCAGGAACAACGCAGACCTCACGTACTCGCAGGAATCATTATGTCGGATCGTCAGGCGTATCGAAGAAATTTTGACAGACTCGTTCAGCTGCATCAGCAGTTTCCGGCGATTCGGATTGTGCCCAGTCATTGCCGTGACGCCCTGGATGCTTGGGGTACAGAGGGTGGTGAGGACATATGA